The genomic DNA tttgaacattaccatttaccattagatattaagttcaattcaaagaaaaaagattataagtaaatatgataagaatttaaataattaatcatatgaatcatatgatgtaatttaatgagactattataattatataatatcaaattaagtaattgacattagattcaacaatgtgttacttataatcacaattgaagtattaatgtattttttgaacattttttagaaaaagaaatttaaccattttttgaacttattttatatgctttgtgttgaacttttttttatatatttttgtatatattgtgacagttgtctgaaatttgaacttttttttgtatgttgtgttgaatttttttttttttttttttttaaagttaaccggttatgatttaatatttaagaaattttttttaaagtacaagtaaatgtaaattttgggtcaaatatttttgatttttcaatataggctctttttatagcaattgggcccaagaagatattaaaaatacaagaaaaaaaaatgagggtaaaaaaaagcccaaaaaaaaaagcccaaaaagccctaaagaaagcccaaaaagcaaaaaagaagcccaaatttaaaaaagcggttagcgagcggttatctatttcgctaaccNNNNNNNNNNNNNNNNNNNNaaaaaaaaaaaagcctaatttaaaaaaagcggttagcaggcggttatctatttcgctaggcggttagcggttgcgtttagcgaaatctactaaccgctaaggcggttacggttagcggttagtggcaataaccgctaaccgtaaccgcctttgcacccctatctATGTGCGTGGCTCCTGTTAATTAAATTTCGAgggtaaataaattttgtttgttaaattcttatattatattttaaattgtaaacttttttaataataaatataatatttatttattttaaattacaattggGTACGGCTCCCATCGAGTAATGGACATCAATCCATCACCGATTCACCATCACATCTTTACCCACCACGGAGGCCTATATTCCGTCTGCATGCTATTGTGCCACCTTCAAACCTAGAGATTTctgataatttttgttttctttttccatttccCTTGAACTGATATTCAAACTACCCTcagtaaagaaaaaaacaaaaaatactaaaatttctagaaaaaatttaaaactaataaaataaaataaaataaatccaaggggtggaaaatttaaaattaaataaaaaatccttttataagaaaaaaattaaaaaaatttcgattttttttcttgtatatatatatatatatatatatttgtcttattgagaaatatatagggccatttttaatttatctttttgctagccttgggaGGGGGGACATtaataatgttttggtagtttgaagaggaCAATATTgctacaattaaaagtttgggagggATACTTTAAATTGGATTGTAGTTTGAGGAGAGTATGCGAACTTTACCCTTGAAAAAAAGGACAACTAGGAGAGTATGCGAATTTAGCGGTTAGAAGATGTAACCGCTAAATTCTCTTAAAATGCTCCCAAATCATGacgaagaagatgaaaatgagagatggTTACGCatagagtaaaattttggggatagaagatattaggttaatttattgTAGCAGTATGACTTAGAGTGAGAGCTGATGTGTAATCTCAGCTAATgtcctaaaatgatgtgaaaaatcctagttgtcattttttaaaatctgaaattaataataacgtGTGTcgcatttttattgggtatgacgtgacaaaattacaaattctattaagttacttaacaaaaattgttattttaaactATGGAATAACCATTTCAGTCCATGGGTTTAATTCGTGTACCAAACGTACCATAATATTTACAACTTTACATGTTGGGGCATCATTTTAATACTATAGAAAGCAGCAAACTAATGTCACTTCCCAACCCAACATggagctcttcttcttcttctttttcttgatttccCTATTCTTGGCTTCTTCCATTTCTTTTGGTATTTGTTCCTTAGCCtataaaaccaaagaaaatgtCACTCGGCCAACACTTCCTCCGGGAAGTTTCGGTTGGCCAATCATTGGTgaaacccttcaattttttgctGCAAACCAAGAGGGAGCAGTGGAAAATTTTGTCTCAAAGAGAACAACCAAATACGCCTCAAAAGTATTCAAAACATGTATTCTTGGTGAGAATTTCATCATATTTTCTGGCGCTCCCGCAAATAGATTCATCTTTTCAAATGATGGCAAGTTGTTCATACGTTGGTGGCCTCCCTCGGTTCAAAAGCTCTTCCCCTCCACGGCACTTGTACCCATTGAAGATGATGCTGCCAAGGCCAGGAAATTCATAtcctttttcttcaagttcaaTGAGACTCACAAATTCGTGGCATCAATTGACTCCATTTCAAGAACCCACTTCAAGAATTACTGGGAAGGCAAAAAAGAAGTTAAGGTACATCCTCTAGTGAAAATGCACACATTCACCTTAGCTTGCCATTTATTTATGAGCATCGATGACAAGGATAAATTGTCCAAGTTTTTGTGCCACTTCAATATTCTCACCAAAGGCATACTATCTGTACACTTACACATCCCGGGTACAAAATTTTATCATGCAACAAAAGCAGCAGAGGCTCTTAGGAAGGAGATTTATATGATTATTAAGGAGAGGAGGGAAGCCTTAGCAAACAATTTGGCGTCTCCAACACAGGACGTGCTATCACAAATGATTGCTTTGCCATGCGACCACGATGGGTTCATGACAGAATTGGAGATTGCAGACAAGATTTTGGCATTTCTGTTTGGGGGCCATGACACTGCCACTGCCACTATCACTTTCTCTATGAAATATCTTGCCGAGATGCCTCATGTCTATGATGAAGTTGTAAGaggtatttattattattattactagcTTATAACTCGCGCAACGCGCAAGATTcttcattacaatttaattataaaatttaaaatattataattgaacttttcataagtattataaaatttatttttcataattgcAATAGAAAAACTTAGTTTTgcttaatcaaaacattaatataaaattagaaagaatctctaatattgttggtgtaatTACTTATTAGATTTCAACACAAATAAAGCTCAAATTATGAACATTCAAAAAGGTACTTTggttatagaaaaaaatatgggCGAAATTctttgttatagtttaatttcaaaatttaaacacatctcTATCGAACTTTTCATTATAGGTTGGTTCAATTCTCCACCTTAACGACAgaaaaaatgattgatcaaaTTCTATTGAGTCTGactcatataaaaataaataaaaaaatatatatatatcatgcccttttaaataaaaagacatactaaaggttatagACAAATATATTACTCAACATAATGACACACAATCATACACAGAAAATTGTATAAATGTATATGTCAcataaaattttactatatatCATAAGACCTTTAACTTTAATAAGGTTAAtgcatataaattaaaacatgttaaaatctttgttcccatatgtatagtttaaaatgaaaaatataaagaaaaaaaacatagcaaaaagaaaacttagattgtgattatcaaagcattaatagaaagttagtaAGAATCATTTATATTAGCGTTATACTTattaaatttcatacaaattataaaagtcatataattatgagccttaaaaaaaagtacatagcaaaataataaaaaatctttcaatcaaCAATGCAATCGAATAAGCATCCCAcatt from Corylus avellana chromosome ca6, CavTom2PMs-1.0 includes the following:
- the LOC132183579 gene encoding beta-amyrin 28-monooxygenase-like, yielding MELFFFFFFLISLFLASSISFGICSLAYKTKENVTRPTLPPGSFGWPIIGETLQFFAANQEGAVENFVSKRTTKYASKVFKTCILGENFIIFSGAPANRFIFSNDGKLFIRWWPPSVQKLFPSTALVPIEDDAAKARKFISFFFKFNETHKFVASIDSISRTHFKNYWEGKKEVKVHPLVKMHTFTLACHLFMSIDDKDKLSKFLCHFNILTKGILSVHLHIPGTKFYHATKAAEALRKEIYMIIKERREALANNLASPTQDVLSQMIALPCDHDGFMTELEIADKILAFLFGGHDTATATITFSMKYLAEMPHVYDEVVREQREIIGLMKPREVLCWDDIQKMKYTWNFVNEVMRHTTIVQGAFREAKTDFSYDGYVIPKGWKIYWSVGSTQKNSEYFSEPERFNPKRFEENGPSPYTFVPFGAGPLMCPAKQYARVTVLVFLHYAVKMFKWEPILPNEKIKIESAPVPAKGFPVWLSPLQN